Proteins from a genomic interval of Lolium perenne isolate Kyuss_39 chromosome 1, Kyuss_2.0, whole genome shotgun sequence:
- the LOC127295474 gene encoding zinc finger CCCH domain-containing protein 35-like has translation MMMMGEGAQAPPWQHAATGAEGGGYTHTGPAADDVSPYLLSALRRYLPSNTAAAAAAEDDEDYACDEFRMYEFKVRRCARGRSHDWTDCPFAHPGEKARRRDPRRHCYSGASCPDFRKGGCRRGDACDLAHGVFECWLHPARYRTQPCKDGTACRRRVCFFAHTPDQLRAVPTQHQAQGSSSSPRSAASSPLAESYDGSPLRRQAFESYLGKSAVSSSPTSTLVSPPRSPPSDSPPMSPDALRRGPWPGVGSPVNDVLTSLRQLRLGSPRSAPSGGPFLAGYNSAYGSPRSPAGLYSLPSTPTRPSMVTVTTPSGATLTVEPLDLGLISEEEPVQRVESGRALRAKVFERLSKEAATVCNNDTVAAATVGFPTEAAAPDVGWVSDLIN, from the coding sequence ATGATGATGATGGGAGAGGGAGCGCAGGCGCCGCCGTGGCAGCACGCGGCGACCGGCGCGGAGGGAGGCGGCTACACGCACACGGGACCTGCCGCCGACGACGTGTCGCCCTACCTCCTCTCCGCGCTGCGCCGTTACCTGCCGTCGAACAccgcggcggcggccgccgccgaggacgacgaggactaCGCGTGCGACGAGTTCCGCATGTACGAGTTCAAGGTGCGCCGGTGCGCGCGCGGCCGGAGCCACGACTGGACCGACTGCCCGTTCGCGCACCCGGGCGAGAAGGCGCGGCGCCGGGACCCGCGCCGCCACTGCTACTCCGGCGCCTCGTGCCCGGACTTCCGCAAGGGCGGCTGCCGGCGCGGCGACGCCTGCGACCTCGCGCACGGCGTGTTCGAGTGCTGGCTGCACCCGGCGCGCTACCGGACGCAGCCGTGCAAGGACGGCACCGCCTGCCGCCGCCGCGTCTGCTTCTTCGCGCACACGCCCGACCAGCTCCGCGCCGTGCCGACGCAGCACCAGGCACAGGGCTCCAGCTCCAGCCCCAGGAGCGCCGCCTCCTCGCCGCTCGCCGAGTCCTACGACGGGTCCCCGCTCCGACGCCAGGCGTTCGAGAGCTACCTCGGCAAGAGCGCCGTGTCCTCCTCGCCGACCAGCACCCTCGTGTCACCACCCAGGTCGCCGCCGTCGGACTCGCCGCCAATGTCGCCCGACGCGCTCCGCCGCGGTCCATGGCCGGGCGTCGGGTCGCCCGTCAACGACGTGCTCACCTCTCTCCGGCAGCTCCGTCTGGGCTCGCCGAGGTCGGCGCCGTCCGGGGGGCCGTTCTTGGCCGGCTACAACAGCGCTTACGGATCACCCAGATCCCCGGCCGGACTGTACAGCCTCCCGTCCACGCCGACCAGGCCATCCATGGTGACGGTTACCACGCCCTCCGGCGCCACCCTGACCGTGGAGCCCCTCGACCTGGGGCTCATCTCCGAGGAGGAGCCCGTGCAGAGGGTGGAGTCCGGCAGAGCCCTCCGCGCAAAGGTGTTCGAGAGGCTCAGCAAAGAAGCAGCCACCGTCTGCAACAACGACACCGTCGCTGCCGCGACTGTTGGGTTTCCGACCGAAGCCGCCGCTCCTGACGTCGGCTGGGTCTCCGATCTGATCAATTAA